From a single Lactococcus allomyrinae genomic region:
- a CDS encoding helix-turn-helix domain-containing protein, protein MTAKQFKTEITQELGDTIREARKAKGLSQKALAESLHFSKQTICGWEKGRAQPDFDTLKHLVSLLDIDIGKLFTLILVFFFSNLDFFT, encoded by the coding sequence ATGACTGCAAAACAATTCAAAACCGAAATCACACAAGAATTAGGAGACACTATCCGAGAAGCCAGAAAGGCAAAAGGACTTAGCCAAAAAGCGCTCGCTGAATCATTACATTTTAGTAAGCAGACTATTTGTGGCTGGGAGAAAGGACGTGCGCAACCAGACTTTGATACGCTCAAACATCTTGTATCTCTTCTTGATATTGACATTGGCAAGCTTTTTACATTAATTCTCGTTTTCTTTTTTTCTAATCTTGATTTTTTTACTTAA
- a CDS encoding SDR family NAD(P)-dependent oxidoreductase, giving the protein MKTVIITGASNGMGYEAAKLFANKGWQVFAGARRVKKIPTDKNITALKLDVTDSKSNQAFVTEILNQADRIDVLINNAGYGEYGPAEEISMENVRKQFETNFFGAVELSQLVLPTMRTQKSGRIINISSIGGDLYMPLGSFYHATKAAMQQWSDTLDTEVKAFGIRSIVIQPGGTASSWGAIAMENAEKNLKQNSPYQPLVVSIRGALSGESLGAGATSLQLAELFYKAATDEKPKRRYFHSMGDRAIVHIARAHPKLFIRVLTLILNRTGKQK; this is encoded by the coding sequence ATGAAAACAGTCATCATTACAGGCGCATCAAACGGCATGGGCTACGAAGCCGCAAAACTCTTTGCCAATAAAGGTTGGCAGGTCTTTGCGGGCGCTCGCCGTGTCAAAAAAATCCCAACAGACAAAAATATCACTGCACTCAAACTTGACGTAACAGACTCCAAAAGTAACCAAGCATTTGTCACCGAAATCCTGAACCAAGCAGACCGCATCGACGTCCTCATCAACAACGCCGGCTATGGTGAATATGGTCCAGCAGAAGAAATCTCAATGGAAAATGTCCGTAAACAGTTTGAAACTAACTTCTTTGGTGCAGTAGAGCTTTCTCAACTTGTTCTACCTACAATGCGCACACAAAAATCTGGACGAATTATCAATATTTCAAGCATTGGTGGCGATCTTTATATGCCATTAGGGAGCTTTTACCATGCGACAAAGGCTGCAATGCAACAATGGTCTGATACACTTGATACTGAAGTCAAAGCTTTTGGTATACGTTCAATCGTTATTCAACCTGGTGGCACAGCTTCAAGTTGGGGTGCGATTGCTATGGAAAATGCAGAAAAAAATCTAAAGCAAAATAGTCCTTATCAACCTCTCGTAGTTAGTATTCGTGGTGCTTTATCTGGCGAAAGTCTGGGTGCTGGCGCAACTTCTCTACAACTTGCCGAACTCTTTTATAAAGCAGCGACAGATGAAAAGCCCAAACGTCGATATTTCCATTCTATGGGTGACCGTGCCATTGTTCATATTGCACGCGCTCATCCCAAACTCTTTATCAGAGTGCTTACATTAATATTGAATCGAACGGGAAAACAAAAATAA
- a CDS encoding TetR/AcrR family transcriptional regulator: MRKIDENKKEAISQAVFQLTKEVGLVGLSIAKVAKIAGVSPATIYIYYKDKTDMLGSILIEVKDLLDDGDTEAISQAGENPLAQLKNYLRFMITSWSNNPRETLFMREALENPSEISTEGLAYSMKRAEIIVALYNRLLEAKIIKDYPVDLLLTWSASAISLVLTSHARSGTGPSEKEIDQMIELSVDALILH; encoded by the coding sequence ATGAGAAAAATTGATGAAAATAAAAAAGAAGCCATTTCCCAAGCCGTTTTTCAACTGACCAAAGAAGTTGGACTTGTCGGACTTTCTATTGCAAAAGTAGCCAAAATTGCTGGCGTTAGTCCCGCGACGATTTATATTTATTATAAGGATAAGACAGATATGCTAGGTAGCATTTTGATTGAAGTCAAAGATTTACTTGATGATGGTGATACAGAAGCAATCTCACAAGCTGGTGAAAATCCCCTTGCTCAACTTAAAAACTACCTTCGCTTTATGATTACTTCTTGGAGTAATAATCCTAGAGAGACGCTTTTTATGCGAGAAGCACTTGAAAATCCAAGCGAAATTTCAACAGAAGGGCTTGCCTATTCAATGAAGCGCGCAGAGATTATAGTAGCGCTTTATAATAGGCTTTTAGAAGCAAAAATAATCAAAGATTATCCAGTTGATTTGCTTTTAACTTGGTCTGCTTCTGCAATCAGTCTAGTTCTAACATCACATGCTCGTAGTGGAACAGGTCCATCCGAAAAAGAAATTGATCAAATGATTGAACTCTCAGTAGATGCCCTAATTTTGCATTAA
- a CDS encoding DUF1801 domain-containing protein: MYNKAENLDGLIAQSFDSELMRQVVKLVVKQFPNHPPRLFDNGKTFCALALGKNPRPSPDYEDAGYINIAPQKNYIALYIYDTTSTFEQYTKNFPKSSTGKGCLRIKNQTFLDKYKENISNLLRQYEL, encoded by the coding sequence ATGTATAATAAAGCAGAAAATCTTGATGGGCTCATTGCACAAAGCTTTGATTCCGAGCTCATGCGACAAGTAGTGAAACTCGTTGTCAAGCAGTTCCCAAACCATCCTCCACGACTTTTTGATAATGGAAAAACCTTCTGTGCTCTTGCTTTAGGAAAAAATCCACGGCCATCACCAGATTATGAAGATGCGGGCTATATCAATATCGCTCCTCAAAAAAATTATATTGCTCTCTATATCTACGATACGACATCCACATTTGAGCAATACACAAAAAACTTCCCAAAATCTTCAACTGGAAAAGGCTGTCTACGTATTAAAAATCAGACCTTTCTAGACAAATACAAAGAAAACATCTCAAATCTTCTTAGACAATATGAATTATAA
- a CDS encoding SDR family NAD(P)-dependent oxidoreductase, producing the protein MTDQKTVAITGASNGMGYEATKLFAKKGWKVYAGARRVEKIPQDGENIVAIKLDVTDSTSNHAFIEQIFNDAGHIDVLINNAGYGEYGPAEEIPMDKIRKQFETNFFGAVELTQLVLPIMRAQNYGRIVNISSIGGDVYMPLGAYYHATKAAIQQWSDVLDLEVAPFGIRSICIQPGGTQSSWGSIALDNSKANMSENSAYQPLVSSVAMGLERFMKNSAKTTDLAELFYKAATDIKPSLRYLHSFSDKFMVYVARNHPKVFRKALLLAMRYFEKK; encoded by the coding sequence ATGACCGATCAAAAAACAGTAGCAATCACAGGAGCATCAAACGGCATGGGCTATGAAGCGACAAAACTGTTCGCCAAAAAAGGTTGGAAAGTTTACGCAGGTGCACGTCGTGTCGAAAAAATTCCCCAAGATGGTGAAAATATTGTTGCCATCAAACTTGATGTGACTGACTCCACTTCAAACCATGCTTTCATTGAACAGATTTTTAATGATGCAGGACACATTGACGTCCTCATCAACAACGCTGGCTATGGTGAATATGGGCCAGCAGAAGAAATTCCAATGGACAAGATAAGAAAACAATTTGAAACTAACTTTTTCGGTGCAGTTGAACTCACTCAACTTGTCCTACCAATTATGCGCGCTCAAAATTATGGTCGTATCGTTAATATCTCAAGTATTGGCGGTGATGTCTATATGCCGCTTGGTGCCTATTACCACGCGACAAAAGCAGCTATTCAACAATGGTCCGATGTTCTTGATCTTGAAGTCGCTCCTTTCGGTATTCGTTCCATCTGTATCCAGCCTGGAGGTACACAGTCTAGTTGGGGTTCTATCGCTCTTGATAATTCTAAGGCGAACATGAGTGAGAACTCTGCCTATCAACCCCTTGTAAGTTCAGTTGCTATGGGTCTAGAACGATTTATGAAAAATAGCGCAAAAACTACCGATTTAGCGGAACTTTTCTATAAAGCAGCAACAGATATCAAGCCTAGTCTACGCTATTTGCACTCTTTTAGTGATAAATTTATGGTGTATGTTGCAAGAAACCATCCCAAAGTTTTCCGCAAAGCTCTTCTCCTTGCTATGCGTTACTTTGAAAAAAAGTAA
- a CDS encoding YdeI/OmpD-associated family protein, with the protein MVKTLVEKLNLNKFNNKLVLNLPDSSYLSDLTNCQDADEKNSYDLIVTFVTNPQEFTKSFAKYRDKVSPDGLYVVAYPKVGNKKFSTSIHRDELFDLLKINPDSKLVTDSTLKFNRMVALDEIYTVIAIKNIASQKTRKTPVASQRVTDYTNKLPELRQLLTELTALDYFDNLTSGYQRDWARYIYSAKQSATQEKRKDEFSSAMTAQIKTSDLYKKSLKK; encoded by the coding sequence ATGGTAAAAACGCTAGTAGAAAAACTCAATCTCAACAAATTCAACAATAAATTGGTACTCAATCTTCCCGATAGCAGCTATTTATCAGACTTAACAAACTGTCAGGATGCTGACGAAAAAAACAGTTACGACCTCATCGTTACTTTCGTCACAAATCCCCAAGAATTTACAAAGTCTTTTGCTAAATATCGTGATAAAGTATCCCCTGACGGCCTTTATGTTGTCGCCTATCCGAAAGTTGGAAACAAAAAGTTTAGCACCTCCATTCATCGTGATGAACTTTTTGACTTATTAAAGATTAATCCTGATAGTAAACTCGTTACCGATAGTACACTCAAATTCAATCGTATGGTTGCACTTGACGAGATTTACACCGTCATTGCTATCAAAAATATAGCCAGTCAAAAAACAAGAAAAACTCCTGTAGCTAGTCAACGCGTTACTGACTATACAAACAAGCTCCCAGAGCTTCGTCAATTACTGACCGAACTGACAGCGCTTGACTACTTTGATAACCTCACGTCAGGTTATCAGCGCGACTGGGCGCGCTACATCTACTCTGCCAAGCAGTCCGCTACTCAAGAAAAACGTAAAGACGAATTTTCGTCAGCAATGACCGCCCAAATCAAAACTTCAGACCTCTACAAAAAGTCTTTAAAAAAATGA
- a CDS encoding MerR family transcriptional regulator, whose product MNIKQVTKLTGLTSKTLRHWESVGLLSPSRADNDYRNYTDNDLNQIFYILSLRQLNVPLEKIKEILSAQIDEKTALTTHLSVLTERQNTLSALIKHLSSKLEKGDYQMSKKDFELFKQQQLEENEKNYGIEIRQKYGQQTIKKANQKFLNQSETDFGWTKETHEKIINILEKAYADNDEQLAFEAVKLHKRWLEFYWEDHSVTPEAHIGLTHMYCDDERFRKNYTQKYDGLPEFFLNTTINFYNK is encoded by the coding sequence ATGAACATCAAACAAGTTACTAAACTCACAGGGCTAACCTCAAAAACTTTGCGACATTGGGAGTCCGTAGGCTTACTCTCACCCAGTCGCGCTGACAATGACTATCGAAACTATACTGACAATGACCTCAATCAAATTTTCTACATCTTGAGTCTCCGTCAGCTCAATGTACCATTAGAGAAAATTAAAGAAATTCTGTCAGCACAAATTGATGAAAAAACAGCGCTGACCACACATCTGTCAGTACTGACAGAACGCCAAAATACCTTATCAGCACTGATTAAACACCTATCATCAAAACTAGAAAAAGGAGATTATCAAATGTCAAAAAAAGATTTTGAACTTTTCAAACAGCAACAACTAGAAGAAAATGAAAAAAATTATGGCATCGAAATCCGCCAAAAATACGGTCAGCAAACTATCAAAAAAGCAAACCAAAAATTTCTAAACCAAAGTGAAACAGATTTTGGTTGGACAAAGGAAACTCATGAAAAAATTATTAATATATTAGAAAAAGCTTATGCTGACAACGATGAGCAGCTCGCTTTTGAAGCTGTTAAACTTCACAAAAGATGGCTCGAATTTTACTGGGAAGACCACAGCGTCACACCCGAGGCACACATCGGCTTGACCCATATGTATTGTGATGATGAACGATTTCGGAAAAATTACACTCAAAAATACGATGGCCTTCCCGAATTTTTCCTTAATACGACAATTAATTTTTATAATAAATAA
- a CDS encoding tyrosine-type recombinase/integrase produces the protein MNKLNIKEYKTKGGEIRYILRGAYIGIDKLTGKQVRTDVRGNTKKAVKTKLSRLQNDFIKNGCVKKEKQLKTFKDLAELWFDFYKKDKKPRSLGNIHSYLTYYILPSFGEYRLDKITPHIIQKQVNQWAETASLPIGNKSRRAKGKGRDYRLYFSITNRIFKYGLSLGIVSSNPCQNILIPKVKVQSTARQQKHLTKDELNQFFKHLEGLPKGLWTNEFMTALCRLLVASGLRIGEAFALNWEDLDFNNGTITVNKNVTLKQQIQDSPKTSKSVRVVHIDPHAQKILKSWWLFQQKYFMALGLPNQKLIFPKKTGGVADYNSFKRTLKTIFKGANVPDIGFHGFRHSHASLCLNAGMSYKVIQERLGHATLKMTMDTYSHLEPTKAENEMKLFSDFANF, from the coding sequence ATGAACAAACTAAATATCAAAGAATACAAAACTAAAGGCGGAGAGATACGTTACATCCTCCGTGGTGCTTATATTGGCATTGACAAGCTCACAGGTAAGCAAGTACGTACTGATGTGCGTGGGAACACAAAAAAAGCCGTTAAGACTAAACTCTCACGGCTTCAAAATGATTTTATTAAAAATGGATGTGTCAAAAAGGAAAAGCAGCTCAAGACTTTTAAAGACCTTGCTGAACTCTGGTTTGATTTCTATAAAAAAGATAAAAAGCCGCGTAGTTTAGGGAACATACACAGCTATCTCACTTACTATATATTACCATCTTTTGGAGAATATAGGTTAGACAAAATCACTCCACATATCATTCAAAAGCAAGTCAATCAATGGGCTGAAACTGCTAGTTTACCAATTGGTAATAAATCTAGAAGAGCAAAAGGAAAAGGCCGTGATTATCGGCTCTATTTCAGCATTACAAACCGTATTTTTAAGTACGGCCTGTCTTTAGGTATCGTCAGTTCTAACCCTTGTCAAAACATTCTTATCCCCAAAGTTAAAGTACAATCAACTGCAAGGCAACAAAAACATTTAACCAAGGATGAACTCAACCAATTTTTTAAACATCTAGAAGGACTTCCTAAAGGGTTATGGACAAATGAATTCATGACTGCTTTATGCCGTCTCCTTGTCGCTTCTGGTTTGCGTATTGGTGAAGCTTTCGCCTTAAACTGGGAAGACTTAGACTTTAATAATGGTACGATTACTGTAAATAAGAATGTCACTCTTAAACAGCAGATACAAGACTCTCCAAAAACAAGTAAAAGCGTGAGAGTTGTACATATTGACCCTCACGCTCAAAAGATACTTAAATCTTGGTGGCTTTTTCAACAAAAATATTTTATGGCATTAGGTCTACCCAATCAAAAACTTATCTTTCCAAAAAAGACCGGGGGAGTTGCTGACTATAATAGTTTTAAAAGGACACTGAAAACTATTTTTAAGGGTGCAAATGTTCCAGATATTGGTTTTCACGGTTTTCGACACTCACACGCTTCACTTTGCCTCAATGCTGGTATGTCTTACAAAGTCATTCAAGAGAGACTAGGACACGCAACATTAAAAATGACAATGGACACATATAGTCACTTAGAACCAACCAAGGCAGAAAATGAAATGAAACTTTTCTCCGATTTCGCTAATTTTTGA
- a CDS encoding helix-turn-helix domain-containing protein produces the protein MTNKIKELRINAGLTLQQLSDKTNIGKSTLASYESRGVEPRVDKAKILADYFGVSIAYLSGIEKSDDKEIQRVLDLESKGDHFGLYKYISYLEDMNKKLNDLETLVETDSDKEKFNNTKMEIAASLEQATSALKYVKSGIASSNIHFMEQEKEKIEKKLTDNERRLNHSEKEVDDWILNAFHSLTIDKQQELISYIGYLMKGQQEQSIMDYLEDAKNLSRDDE, from the coding sequence ATGACAAATAAAATCAAAGAGTTAAGAATAAATGCAGGACTTACGTTACAACAATTAAGTGATAAGACAAATATTGGAAAATCGACACTTGCAAGTTATGAATCACGAGGTGTAGAGCCAAGGGTTGATAAGGCTAAAATATTAGCAGATTATTTTGGAGTTTCGATTGCTTATTTGTCGGGTATTGAAAAGAGTGATGATAAAGAGATCCAGCGTGTTCTTGATTTAGAAAGTAAAGGAGATCACTTTGGGTTATATAAATATATTTCATATCTTGAGGATATGAATAAAAAATTAAATGATTTAGAAACACTTGTGGAAACAGATAGTGACAAAGAAAAATTCAATAATACAAAAATGGAAATAGCAGCTAGTCTGGAACAAGCTACTTCAGCTTTAAAGTATGTAAAAAGTGGAATAGCTAGTTCCAATATTCATTTCATGGAACAAGAAAAAGAAAAGATTGAAAAAAAGTTAACAGACAATGAAAGACGACTCAATCATTCAGAAAAGGAAGTAGATGACTGGATTCTCAATGCATTCCACTCTCTAACTATAGACAAACAACAAGAATTAATAAGTTACATTGGTTATCTTATGAAAGGTCAACAAGAACAATCAATTATGGATTATCTAGAGGATGCTAAAAATTTATCTCGTGATGATGAATAA
- a CDS encoding helix-turn-helix domain-containing protein: MKEITSEIAKAIRRKAADLQLSQKEVCKEIGITPKTYSRLKVGGYHVRDTVYIKVTQWLVKDY, from the coding sequence TTGAAAGAGATAACAAGTGAAATTGCAAAAGCAATCCGGCGAAAAGCGGCTGATTTGCAGCTTTCTCAGAAGGAAGTGTGCAAAGAAATTGGTATAACTCCAAAGACATATTCACGTCTGAAGGTAGGCGGTTATCATGTAAGAGATACAGTTTACATAAAAGTAACTCAGTGGCTAGTAAAAGACTATTAA
- a CDS encoding Rha family transcriptional regulator gives MTPLVLFDSLDLSKASNENFYTTTEIIAERSDNSYKVVSDLVRKYRSELEKIAPLNSFLKKLNANDVGRSRKVYHLNEQQTLFFIPLLGNTPAVVQFKFDLAAAFVALRNELQARKIARAVEKPKGITLHQAISEWNHYPRHGKIWHTIIRSLLATTVTGLTKKQIQARDTDWRKEKTLLDLLDSEEMERYKMLENIVISMIEAGSDYDPIKAAIKSTMTTKKAETTTETA, from the coding sequence ATGACCCCATTAGTATTATTTGACAGCCTAGACTTGTCAAAAGCAAGCAATGAAAATTTTTATACGACTACCGAGATTATTGCTGAACGATCAGATAATTCTTATAAAGTTGTATCTGATTTAGTTCGTAAATATCGTTCTGAACTTGAAAAAATTGCACCTCTAAATAGCTTTTTGAAAAAGCTAAATGCAAATGATGTAGGGCGTTCAAGAAAAGTTTATCATCTTAACGAACAACAAACTTTATTCTTTATTCCATTGTTGGGAAATACTCCTGCAGTTGTACAATTCAAGTTTGATTTAGCTGCTGCATTTGTAGCACTGAGAAACGAACTACAAGCCCGCAAGATTGCAAGAGCAGTTGAAAAGCCGAAAGGAATTACTCTTCATCAAGCTATTTCTGAGTGGAATCATTACCCACGGCATGGTAAGATATGGCATACGATTATTAGAAGTTTGCTTGCTACAACAGTAACAGGACTGACCAAGAAGCAAATTCAAGCTAGAGATACTGACTGGAGAAAAGAAAAAACGCTCCTAGACCTCTTAGATTCGGAGGAAATGGAACGTTATAAAATGCTCGAAAATATTGTGATATCCATGATTGAAGCTGGCTCTGACTATGACCCTATCAAAGCAGCAATCAAATCCACAATGACAACAAAAAAAGCTGAAACCACCACAGAAACAGCTTAA